Below is a genomic region from Fulvia fulva chromosome 13, complete sequence.
TTGAGCGTCATGATGTAAAGCATAGGCTCTTGCCTAGTCCTTGTACTTGGTACAAGTCCCAAGTCGGTGGCCTGACATCGCAACTGTGCTCGAACCCACAGATAACTGCTCACCCGCATTCCATCCGGGTTTCGTGGTCGAGCTCGTGCGCACGTACCTGCAATGTTTGCCAATTGTACCGTCCACTTTGTTTGTCGTCCGAAGTTTAGTCTGCTCCTATGTACCATGCCATCGCTCGAACCCGGCAGTAGGAGTATAGTCTGGCTCACGAAGCCGTCAACTAGCCCATGCGGAGGGTGTGATCGCCGGAGAGTAGCAGAGAGGTTGCTTGCACCGTCTGCCCAGGGACTGAAAGATATGCTCGGCAGTAGCCAAAGATCTGAGCCTTGTCCATGGCCGAGACTACAGCGTCTTCGTGCAGCGAAGTCACATTCGCTTTCAGTGGCCGCTACCAATGACAGCGGCTGATTTGCTAGGACCCTCGATTTTGCTAGGATACTCGGGTGAGGAATGTGACTCTGCTGCACGAAGACGCTGTATGACTCAGTCGACTACCCCAGGCGGCAAAAGTACGACGTAATCAAGCGGCGCCGGCTCTACACCACTCGGCGTACCTACAACCTTCAACAGATCACCTTTCTCAATAGTGATATTCCTGAACGTGATCCTCATCGCCGAGTGTCCATCCAGGTAAATCGAGGGCGTATGGCCAAGCTTGCCAGTATCCACAATATCGCCGGTCCAGTTCCCAACCATGGCACCATTGAGCAGCACCTCGTACGTACTGTTGCCACCATACATATCGTAGTAATTGACGGCGAGATCGTATGTGCCAGGCTCGAAATCCAGTTTGGCAGTTGCCGTTCCAGTAGTCGTGTTCGTGCTAGTGACAATCGCTGTTGACTTAGAAGCCGTCTCGAACGGGCTAACGGCGTACGTCACGTATCCTTCCAGATCCATGGACTCGGCTTCAATTCTGTGTGGATGATGGCCAACACGTCCAAGCTCATCGTCGATACCGGAGAGATTGTGGTAGAAGTTCACGATAGCGTCACGCCACACGATGGAGTGCCCCGCTTGGAACTCTTGTCGGAATAGAACATGTTCGAAGCGCTCTTCGTCGATCGAGCCTTTGAGACTTGACCACTGCGACACAAAGTCTTGTGCTGTGTCGGCACCGGCGTAATGCGCATCGTAGAAGTGCTGAATGACGGTCTTGCCACACTTGAGTTTGTGGTCGTATCCAACGTGATGGAACCAGAGCAGTAGATCATCCGGAGTCGTGTCGATGTCTTCGTACACGGCATGCACTTCTGGCGGATACTGTCCCGAGAAACCAGTGCCATTGCTGACAGTACGATCCATGCCAATGCTGTCCGAGTCCGCGCGTGTCCACTGGCCCCAACCATTGTTGTCTTGGCTTTGCGGGTTGGGCCCGAAGTGGGTGTACAAGATGTCGGTCAGCGTTTGTATTCCGAGATTACCGCTGTAGTTCTCATACGCTGGCCAGGAGTCCATGGACATCTTTGTGATAGTATCCATGACCTCCGGGTCTGGTCCGAATGTCAGACGTATCCAGTCTTGCAAGATGTCCTCGGGGTCAAGAGTCCAATCCCAAGCCATCCTGCCATAAGCGTACAGGTTTGACATTGCCAGATGGCTACCGAGCCAAGTCGTGTTCCGGCCAACGTTGACGACTGCCGCGGAGCCTCCGAGCGACCGCTTGAAGTGCCCACCTGTCATGACGTCCCGCACAAAGGAAGTGGAGTTGTCGATCCGAAGATCAAAATCTGTGATTGTCTTCCAAAGTGGTGGCAAGTAGACTAGGTGACACTGCTGGCCAAGATACTCTTGTGCGACCTGAAGCTCGATGGCAGTGCTAGTGTTTCTGAGATTGGCGAAGAGGGGCGAGACTGGCTCACGAACCTGGAAGTCGATTGGGCCGTATTTGATCTGCACAACCACATTCTCATCAAATTCTCCATCTAGTGGGTCAAAGAAGTCTCCAGCAGCGTTTGCTCGGTCGGCGTACCAGTCGGTCTCGTTGATGTGGTTGTCATAGACAAAAGCTCTGAACATCAAGATGCCGCCATGCGGTTGTAAGGCTCTTGCGAACAGATTGGCTCCCTCAGCCAGAGTTCGATTGTAGTGCATCGGCCCAGGCTGGCCCTCGGAGTTAGCTTTGACCAGATACCCTGCCATGTCCGGGATACGGCGGTAGATCTCGTCGGTCTTGTTGTTCCAGAAGTCAATGACAGCGCCGTCTAGTGGATCGTACGTGTCAAGGGAGGTAAGATTCGCAGGCGACGCGAAATACAAGGACATGCCTAGCTGCACACCATAAGGTCTGAAAACATCTGCGATCCTGCCGAGACCCTCGATGTTGTCTGGGTTAAGGGTGGTGTAGTTGGCATTGACCTGATTGAGAGCATCCTCGTTAGCCAATGTACAAGAGCTAAAGGTATGACTGACTGACATTATTGACCACCACAGCATTGACTCGGATCGATGCAAGAAGTCGAGCATACTCGGCAGCGCGAGTCAGGTTGGTGACAATGCGACCGTCATTGAAGAAGATGGAAGCTCCAGCAAAGCCACGCTCGATCGAGCCATCCATATTGTCCCACTCGTTGGTCCAACGTATAGGGGCGGCGGGACTTATACCATATTCGACCTCCGAGAAGTTGCCCTGCGCTAGCATGGAGAGGTATTCGTATGTGCCGTAAAGAGCTCCACGTTCGTTCTGGCCAAGGATTGTAACGGTGTCCTGATTGATGCTGAGCCAGAAGCCATCCTCGAGGAGATTGACTTCGAGTTCTTGATCGTAAGTCGCCCGATACTGGTCCAGTGTTGCGATAATCACAGAAGAGGCAGCATGCTCTCCCGAATGACAAATGTCAACCTCGTGCCCGAAAATGCTCTTCAGACCAATCTGGGCTTCTTGCCCAGCCGTGAAGACTGGACTGCCACTGGACTCATTGAGAGCGATAACTCGTGAAGGAAGAAACGTAGGATGATGGCCATGCGGTAGAGGCGCGTAGCGAAGCCAAGCCTGCAGACCATCTTCCGCAATGGCGAACGGAAGGAGTGAAAGGGTCAGGAGTGTGAGCATAGTGCGGCAGGGCTTACAGTGAGTGGTTGGTGCAGAGACGCCACCGATGGCTATTTGTACTTCGATGCATGCCCATGGCCATTGTATAGGCGTTGTTGGGGTGGGTCAATTCAGGCTATTTGGCCGTGGGCAGATCGCCGACGCGGGGTACAGTGGAACATGCAAGGATGCGTGAGTGGTGAGAGTGGACATGTCGGTATTGCAGCGGCAACGCACTGGCCGATGAACGACGCAAGATGGAAAGAGACGATGTTGATGGTGTGAACGAGAAGGAAGAGAGAGAACGATGGCAAGAACGCGGCCAGAGAGACTCGCGTAAAATACTTCATCTGGCTAGCGTCTATTGATATAAGCTTGGCGGTCGCGCCTTCCGAGCGTTCTCGACTTCACCTGGACGCTTCCACACTGCATCAACATCACCACGGAGCACAATAGTATGGGTGGCAATGTCTCGTACAGACAACGCCTCGGCATACCGGCCGACGTCTCTGGACTTCATCAACCTCCCGAACCCGATTGAGCCGGATGGCAGTGGATCTCAGAAACATCCCTTGAACGGCACTCCACGGCTGGAGAAGGCGCGACTGGACTCCGCCTCGAACCAGGACCTCTTCAAGCTCATACTTGATCGGAACGATGAGCGCCCGCCGAAACGACAGAAGCCATCTGATACTGCTCTTCTTGATCTGCCAAGACTGCCCGTTAGGAACCCTGCAAAGCGTCTTCGGATACCGCCGACATTATCCGGACTTCATCAACCGCCTCCAGATGCAGGACTCTTACCCTCGATTAGCGTCGAGCAGCCTCAAGTCCTCCCTCCTCGTCACTCTGACCAAGTGGTACATGATAATCGAGAGAAGGCCGTCGAGAAGACGAATTCCACGTCTGCACCATCTCAAAAGAATGAGTCTGCCAAGACGTCCTCTCAGCCGTCCAAGCAGAAGCAGAAACGTGGCAAACGCAACAAATGGAGCGATGAGGAGACTGAGGACCTACTGAAGGGAGTGGCGCGCTTTGGCATAGGTAATTGGACCAAGATTTTGAAGTGCCCAGACTATGACTTCCATCTGCGAACAGCTCTGGACCTCAAAGACAGGTTCCGAGTATGTCGCCCTGATGACTACAGGTCAACGAAAGATCAACCTGCCACTGAACGTAGCGTTATCGTCAAAGGTCCAGTGCCAGAACGTGTGTCTGACGACAAGCTGGCGAAGCTTGGCATTACCGAGGCCTTTGGGAAGAAAGCAGGCCGAAGTGGATATACAGATGCTGAAGATGATGCTTTGTTCAGAGGCTTTGAGAAATATGGGCATCAATGGGCCAAGATCAGAAGTGACAGCAGCTTTGGCTTGACCTCACGCAAGCCCGCCGACTTGCGAGATCATTTCCGAGCTCGTTTTCCTGACGAGTACTCTAAGGGAGGCCGTTCGTCAAGACCCAGCAAATCAGCGGCATCATCTGACCCTACAGCTGATGTTGATCCTAAGCGCACGCCATCGCAAGATAGTGATCGTCAACCAGAGGCTTCCAAATCAGCGAATGAGCCAACAGTGGTTGCCTCGAAAGACGAGACGTACACTCTCAAGACAAGCTTCAGTAAGAAGCCACACCAACCATCACTCTTCGCGCTGGACGATGTCTTTCTTAACACACCCTTCGATATTGCCGATGACGACGGCGAGAACATCGTGCTAGACCGCGGCATTCTGGATTGGGCCACAGACGTGACGAGACCACCGGCACCAGATCTGCTCAAGAACAGTGGCATTGACCCACGCATGACTCTCATGCTCCCGAAGCCAGTCTCAAACGTTCCACCTGCGGCATCACTACCACCAACATCGAATCACGCCACGAATTTGCCATCGCTGTCGGGTCTGATGCCAGACACAGTCAACCCGAATCAGCTCGAGCTTCCATCACTCACGAAGTGGTACGAAAGTGGTGGTCATGAAGGAAGGCTAGGAGGTGGTGTGACAATTCCAGCGCTGGAGGAGCTACT
It encodes:
- a CDS encoding putative alpha-glucuronidase A — protein: MLTLLTLSLLPFAIAEDGLQAWLRYAPLPHGHHPTFLPSRVIALNESSGSPVFTAGQEAQIGLKSIFGHEVDICHSGEHAASSVIIATLDQYRATYDQELEVNLLEDGFWLSINQDTVTILGQNERGALYGTYEYLSMLAQGNFSEVEYGISPAAPIRWTNEWDNMDGSIERGFAGASIFFNDGRIVTNLTRAAEYARLLASIRVNAVVVNNVNANYTTLNPDNIEGLGRIADVFRPYGVQLGMSLYFASPANLTSLDTYDPLDGAVIDFWNNKTDEIYRRIPDMAGYLVKANSEGQPGPMHYNRTLAEGANLFARALQPHGGILMFRAFVYDNHINETDWYADRANAAGDFFDPLDGEFDENVVVQIKYGPIDFQVREPVSPLFANLRNTSTAIELQVAQEYLGQQCHLVYLPPLWKTITDFDLRIDNSTSFVRDVMTGGHFKRSLGGSAAVVNVGRNTTWLGSHLAMSNLYAYGRMAWDWTLDPEDILQDWIRLTFGPDPEVMDTITKMSMDSWPAYENYSGNLGIQTLTDILYTHFGPNPQSQDNNGWGQWTRADSDSIGMDRTVSNGTGFSGQYPPEVHAVYEDIDTTPDDLLLWFHHVGYDHKLKCGKTVIQHFYDAHYAGADTAQDFVSQWSSLKGSIDEERFEHVLFRQEFQAGHSIVWRDAIVNFYHNLSGIDDELGRVGHHPHRIEAESMDLEGYVTYAVSPFETASKSTAIVTSTNTTTGTATAKLDFEPGTYDLAVNYYDMYGGNSTYEVLLNGAMVGNWTGDIVDTGKLGHTPSIYLDGHSAMRITFRNITIEKGDLLKVVGTPSGVEPAPLDYVVLLPPGVVD
- a CDS encoding telomere-associated protein 1, whose protein sequence is MSRTDNASAYRPTSLDFINLPNPIEPDGSGSQKHPLNGTPRLEKARLDSASNQDLFKLILDRNDERPPKRQKPSDTALLDLPRLPVRNPAKRLRIPPTLSGLHQPPPDAGLLPSISVEQPQVLPPRHSDQVVHDNREKAVEKTNSTSAPSQKNESAKTSSQPSKQKQKRGKRNKWSDEETEDLLKGVARFGIGNWTKILKCPDYDFHLRTALDLKDRFRVCRPDDYRSTKDQPATERSVIVKGPVPERVSDDKLAKLGITEAFGKKAGRSGYTDAEDDALFRGFEKYGHQWAKIRSDSSFGLTSRKPADLRDHFRARFPDEYSKGGRSSRPSKSAASSDPTADVDPKRTPSQDSDRQPEASKSANEPTVVASKDETYTLKTSFSKKPHQPSLFALDDVFLNTPFDIADDDGENIVLDRGILDWATDVTRPPAPDLLKNSGIDPRMTLMLPKPVSNVPPAASLPPTSNHATNLPSLSGLMPDTVNPNQLELPSLTKWYESGGHEGRLGGGVTIPALEELLGTLNNA